The segment catcagaaactggctctgtcagacatgctggaagcttccagcagcttctaaCAGGAGCCCCTTTCTGTGGCTCTCCCCTGATACCAAAAAAACAGGCTGTGCCAAATCAACACAAAGCAACTCTTTGCTGTTCTTCCCTTGGACAGTGTGAGCCTGCATTTGaatgaaaaaatgggaattcttgCCTCAGCCCTGTTTCCTTGGGCCCAGGGCAGGTTTTGGCAATGATCCCAGACCTCTTACCAGCAAGAGAGTTTTTTCTGAGAAGCAGCCTGATGCTCTACCAGcattggcagtgctggcaccattctggtgccaccagcaccaccagcatccctctgctgctggagggagcaTGACCCCTCATGGACGAGAAATAAGAAATAGTAGAAACCTGTCAGGAGAGGAAAGGCAGTCAAAGAATGGGACATGGTCCAGGGAAGGAGAGTTTCAAATCAGGTGGAAAAGACAACCCATTCCATTCTTCCAGTGGAGTTTTGACAAAACTCACTACCtttatagcaaaaaaaaaaaaaaaaaaaaaaaaaccaacccaacccaaccaatAGACGTGAAACTCTAATGCTCTAATGCAACCAAAGTTGCAATTTCTTACTCCCCCGTGACCCCACAAGTCTTTGGGATACAACTGTGAGATAGGGCACAGAAAGAGCCAgcaggatgggaatggggagctCCTGGTGACCTGGGCACTTTCTCCTTCATGTCCCTGACCTGCCAGGAGCCGCTTTAGCACATGGATCCCAAAGGAGCAAGAGGTACCAGGAAGCGCCGCTGATCTGCACAGAGCcctttgcctgctgctgccccacagggAACAGGTCAGTGGAATGTTTGCCTTCCTCCCTACCCCAccttcctctcctgcagcagctgctctgttcctgccACCCTCTCCCGCTGACCCCAgggccctccccagctcccccctcccctgccctgtgcatcCCGTCTGTATCTCACCTTTAAAATCGGCTGAAATAATGGGAACAAACAATGGGAAGCATTTGGAAGCAGGAATTCTTTACCTGCACAGCACAAACAGAAGGATCTCTCTTTGATCTGTGTGTAACGAAACTTTACAGCAGGGGTTTTATCCATTATAACCACACATAGACATTTAAAAGTCTTTTTCATCTAGTACATAAACACCATTTTCCTAGAACTCATTTCTATGCATCCATTTCTTGCTTGGAGTCCTTTGATGCTTCTGGAGGTTCATTGAGAGGGGTCTCTGGTGGTCGTATTCACTCTGATATTAAACGTGACCTTACCTTGAACTTTTCCTTTGGCCATGTGCTCTTGCTTCTTGTAATGGAACTTGCCCCAAAAATACTTCAGGCCTCCTTATCTGTTTCTGCACTGGCTCCAGCCACATTTATCACCCTAGGTGCACATCTTTACGTCCTTTAATCTTTTCGGCCACTTAGGGGCCACTAATCTTTGAGCAACTTCAGGAgtgttgaaaatatttattctctctTATTTATCAATCCCCTGCACACCAGCCCAACCCTCCCACCCCACCATTCCCACTGCCCTCCTCCCCTGCACATCTCACTCCTCCCCACTGAATTCTTcccactgcaggcagctgctgagaaGCCACATGGTCCATCCCTGGATTCTCCAAGCACTGACTGCCCATCCACTCTGACCACAGCCAGGGGCCACatcccactgcctgcccagCGTCCATCCATGGAGGTGAGCACCGGGTCCCCTCTTTTCACCTCACCAACTGACACACCTACTCCGTGTGAGATCAATGTCACCAACATGGCCATAGACTTTGTGACGCTGCTTGTTGGCCTCTGTGGGCTGGCTGGGAATGGAGTTGTTCTCTGGTTCCTGCACGTTAATGCCACCACCCACTTCATCTCCAAACAGGCCATCATCGacttcctcttcctcatcttcatGTTGCCCTCCACCCTGCTCTTCCTTGTGGAGGAAGTGTCCTGCTCTGCTATAATGTCCCTGATGTATTTAAGCTTGCTCTTCCAGCTGTCACTGTTCACCTACATTATAGGGCTGTACCGGCTGATGTTCATCAACATTCAGAGGTGCAGGTCTGTCCTCTGCCTGGTATTCTGTGGTTTCCAACTGTCTGAGCACTTGTTGTGGGTGTTGATGACTGCACTGTTCTGGGTCCTCCTCTTCGTTTTCATCGCTGTCAATCCCACAGTGACTTCCCAGTGCCAGTCACACGAGCAGGAGCAATGCCAGGTGGCTCTCACATCCATGTACGCCCTCAACCTCTTCCTATTTGCTGTGCCCATGGTCATTTCCAGTACAATCCTCTTCATTCGTCTCaagcctggctcccagcagcagcagcaacacaaGAGGCTTGACATTGTTATCTTCCTCGTTGCACTCTTCAGTCTGCCCTTCAGTCTCTGgaatttcctgcagcagctcggTTACACGGTTGTACCCTCCCAGGCAGTTTTCCTACTTGCCTGCATCAATAGCAGCATCAAACCCTTCATCTGTTTCTTGGTGGGGAGCTGGAAGAGAGACTGCtccatggggagctgctggagacacTGCTccatggagagctgcaggaagaacTCGTCCATGCAGTCCCTAAGGAAGGCGATCCACAGGGTGTTTGAGGAGCCAAAAGAAAACACTGCCTGTGGAGATGATTCTGTTGTGAACACGGGGGTCTGAGCCTGTTGATCCCGTCCACTGCACTGCTGAAGgaccctgggacagtggctgAGAGATTCCTTGAGTCTCCTGATCAATAAATACCCACAGGAtcaccctgcct is part of the Molothrus aeneus isolate 106 chromosome 6, BPBGC_Maene_1.0, whole genome shotgun sequence genome and harbors:
- the LOC136558499 gene encoding mas-related G-protein coupled receptor member A1-like — protein: MEVSTGSPLFTSPTDTPTPCEINVTNMAIDFVTLLVGLCGLAGNGVVLWFLHVNATTHFISKQAIIDFLFLIFMLPSTLLFLVEEVSCSAIMSLMYLSLLFQLSLFTYIIGLYRLMFINIQRCRSVLCLVFCGFQLSEHLLWVLMTALFWVLLFVFIAVNPTVTSQCQSHEQEQCQVALTSMYALNLFLFAVPMVISSTILFIRLKPGSQQQQQHKRLDIVIFLVALFSLPFSLWNFLQQLGYTVVPSQAVFLLACINSSIKPFICFLVGSWKRDCSMGSCWRHCSMESCRKNSSMQSLRKAIHRVFEEPKENTACGDDSVVNTGV